One genomic window of Punica granatum isolate Tunisia-2019 chromosome 1, ASM765513v2, whole genome shotgun sequence includes the following:
- the LOC116200072 gene encoding plant intracellular Ras-group-related LRR protein 5-like, whose amino-acid sequence MALPEKQNFGNPPAAVVEAIGEIMAVQRSLPPRPSIEEVEAAESILMMVESEEKAKLEDVSKLEFSKDIPQELCSVLREVKRTLVLFQSLQQRKEAAFLVEAERLFQAFDGLIRRANGVVTGKADEDVSVEELKDEAGGEIPGEALTLVKQKKKLLSDAGVLKAPVRSSSTIETISDLKEGEFEKLSLMKVAALIEHTAKTNSATLDLRGRLIDPIEWLPFSIGKLTEVTELDLSDNRIMALPNSMGNMRALTKLDVHSNQIINLPETIGELANLKDLDCHANRFRSLPASFRNLTSLLNLDLSSNGYVQLPNVIGSLTSLERLNVETNELEELPYTIGSCSSLIELRLDFNRLKALPEAIGRLERLQILSLHYNRIKGLPTTMSNLSNLRELDVSFNELELIPESLCFAVGLVKLNVGRNFADLRALPRSIGNLEMLEELDISYNQIRALPDSFGLLSRLRVFRADETPLELPPREIAKLGPQAVLDYMIDHVSSTDAKFQASKKNKKKKKKGLWLWLCCFTRA is encoded by the exons atggcCCTACCAGAGAAGCAGAACTTCGGTAATCCACCAGCAGCCGTAGTGGAAGCCATAGGAGAGATCATGGCCGTCCAGAGGTCACTCCCACCCAGACCCTCCATCGAAGAGGTTGAAGCCGCGGAGTCGATCCTCATGATGGTCGAATCGGAGGAGAAGGCGAAGCTTGAGGATGTCTCGAAACTGGAGTTTTCGAAGGATATCCCCCAGGAGCTGTGCAGTGTCCTGAGGGAGGTGAAGAGGACTCTGGTCCTGTTCCAGAGTCTCCAGCAGAGGAAGGAGGCTGCTTTCTTGGTGGAGGCCGAGCGGCTCTTCCAGGCCTTCGACGGGTTGATTCGAAGGGCTAACGGGGTGGTGACTGGGAAGGCGGATGAGGATGTTTCCGTGGAGGAATTGAAAGATGAGGCAGGTGGTGAAATTCCAGGGGAAGCTCTGACTTTGGtgaagcagaagaagaagttgCTTAGTGATGCCGGAGTGTTGAAAGCTCCGGTGAGGAGCTCTTCCACCATAGAAACAATCTCTGACTTGAAAG AAGGAGAGTTTGAGAAGCTGAGCCTAATGAAAGTTGCAGCCCTGATCGAGCACACTGCGAAGACTAATTCGGCAACTCTCGACCTCAGAGGGAGGCTGATTGATCCAATTGAGTGGCTCCCCTTCTCGATCGGGAAGCTCACTGAAGTCACGGAGCTCGACTTATCGGATAACCGGATCATGGCCCTCCCAAACTCCATGGGGAACATGAGAGCCCTCACTAAGCTTGACGTCCACTCGAACCAGATCATAAACCTCCCCGAAACAATCGGGGAACTCGCCAATCTCAAGGATCTCGATTGCCATGCCAATAGGTTTCGTTCTCTGCCAGCTTCGTTCCGGAACCTGACGAGCCTCCTGAATCTTGACTTGAGCTCGAACGGGTATGTCCAGTTGCCTAACGTCATCGGGAGCTTGACCTCCCTGGAGAGACTCAACGTGGAGACGAACGAGCTCGAGGAGCTTCCATACACGATCGGCTCTTGCTCGTCCCTCATCGAGCTGAGACTCGACTTCAACCGCCTAAAGGCCCTCCCAGAGGCGATTGGGAGGCTCGAGCGCCTACAGATACTCTCGCTGCACTATAACCGAATCAAGGGGTTGCCCACCACGATGTCCAATCTGTCCAACCTGAGGGAGCTCGATGTGAGCTTCAACGAGCTTGAGTTAATCCCCGAGAGCCTCTGCTTCGCCGTGGGCCTCGTGAAACTGAACGTGGGGAGGAACTTCGCCGACCTAAGGGCCTTGCCAAGATCGATCGGGAACCTGGAAATGCTGGAGGAGCTGGACATAAGCTATAACCAGATAAGGGCACTGCCCGACTCCTTTGGGCTCCTGTCGAGGCTGAGAGTTTTCCGGGCAGACGAGACGCCGCTGGAGTTGCCCCCGCGCGAGATAGCCAAACTGGGCCCTCAA gCAGTTTTGGACTACATGATTGACCATGTGTCTAGCACAGATGCAAAGTTCCAAGCTTcaaagaagaataagaagaagaagaagaaggggctTTGGTTATGGCTTTGCTGCTTTACAAGGGCCTAA
- the LOC116192019 gene encoding uncharacterized protein LOC116192019 — MASCVSSPGMSLFGWNIGRKKDTPEPKYHDVELPFSPSLVEKTFLRGRELKCCYRASLDGFSATDFHACSDFKGPCVIIGYTNRKFKFGAFNPEGYRSTDDYYDTFDAFLFYWAEEGDERAGPIVLPKVGGSGAALFDYARGGPQFGADGLLIGPPLAPVMGGFAGPDTNSGVGDLRQAKSRLGLSYAKRKDGKESIFGDESRANIEEVQVFCSPQIASLY, encoded by the exons ATGGCTTCTTGTGTCTCAAGCCCCGGAATGAGTTTATTCGGCTGGAACATCGGAAGGAAGAAGGACACCCCGGAGCCTAAGTACCACGACGTTGAGCTTCCTTTTTCACCTTCCCTCGTGGAGAAGACATTCCTACGAG GGAGGGAGCTAAAGTGCTGCTATCGAGCCAGTCTTGACGGGTTCAGCGCCACTGACTTCCATGCCTGTTCCGACTTCAAAGGCCCTTGCGTGATAATCGGCTATACTAACAGGAAATTCAAGTTTGGTGCATTCAATCCCGAGGGCTATAGAAGCACTGATGATTATTACGACACGTTTGATGCCTTCCTCTTCTACTGGGCAGAGGAGGGCGACGAGCGAGCAGGCCCAATCGTTTTGCCAAAAGTAGGAGGAAGCGGGGCAGCCCTTTTCGATTATGCCCGGGGAGGGCCCCAGTTTGGAGCTGATGGGCTGCTGATCGGGCCTCCATTGGCCCCAGTGATGGGTGGGTTTGCAGGGCCAGACACCAACTCCGGGGTTGGCGACTTGAGGCAGGCCAAGTCGAGGTTAGGCCTGTCATATGCTAAGAGGAAGGACGGGAAGGAATCGATTTTCGGGGACGAATCGAGAGCCAACATTGAGGAAGTTCAGGTGTTCTGTAGCCCTCAGATTGCGAGCCTGTATTAG
- the LOC116192018 gene encoding NAC domain-containing protein 71-like, which produces MGGASLPPGFRFHPTDEELIGYYLKRKVEGLEFELQVIPIIDLYKFDPWELPEKSFLPKRDMEWFFFCPRDKKYPNGSRTNRATKSGYWKATGKDRKISCQSSITGYRKTLVFYRGRAPLGDRMDWVMHEYRLSDDLSGPSNPQGAYALCRVIKKNESNAQKRTETEPKGKQGGTSSSNVDHITSMEILNEHSSFSGCLSSQMGSIYDESRYPSPTLPFGNTTPMDECEPASVENNFSSLWVSPDLILDSSKGYTSQGQDSVPQYFPPQHELPISSSSSFSNFTGEVEFADDFGTMGCMSPPYAAPGSYTGYYGDEYFPYEGYDNASSTMYQNPF; this is translated from the exons ATGGGAGGGGCTTCGCTGCCACCGGGTTTCCGTTTCCACCCTACGGATGAGGAGTTGATCGGTTACTACTTGAAAAGGAAAGTTGAAGGGCTTGAATTTGAGCTCCAAGTGATTCCTATAATTGACTTGTACAAGTTCGACCCGTGGGAGCTTCCAG AGAAGTCCTTCCTCCCAAAACGGGACATGGAATGGTTCTTCTTCTGTCCACGGGACAAGAAGTACCCAAATGGCTCTAGGACGAACAGAGCCACAAAATCGGGTTACTGGAAAGCCACTGGAAAAGACCGGAAGATTTCCTGCCAGTCCTCCATCACGGGTTATCGTAAGACTCTAGTATTCTATCGTGGGCGTGCTCCTTTAGGAGATCGGATGGACTGGGTCATGCATGAGTATCGCCTCTCTGATGATCTCTCAGGACCATCGAATCCTCAG GGAGCATACGCTTTGTGCCGTGTTATTAAGAAGAACGAGAGTAACGCGCAGAAGAGAACTGAAACTGAACCCAAAGGAAAACAAGGAGGAACCAGTTCGAGCAACGTTGACCACATCACCTCGATGGAGATCTTGAATGAGCATTCGAGCTTCTCGGGCTGTCTTTCCTCTCAAATGGGCTCCATTTATGATGAGAGTCGATATCCAAGCCCGACTCTTCCATTTGGAAACACTACACCAATGGACGAGTGTGAGCCTGCCTCGGTTGAGAACAACTTCTCAAGCCTCTGGGTCTCCCCTGATCTGATTCTTGATTCCTCAAAG GGATATACATCTCAAGGACAAGACTCAGTGCCTCAGTATTTTCCTCCACAGCACGAGCTCCCAATCTCGTCAAGTTCATCATTCTCGAATTTTACAGGGGAAGTTGAATTTGCTGATGATTTCGGGACTATGGGGTGCATGTCACCACCTTATGCGGCACCAGGGAGCTATACGGGCTATTACGGCGATGAGTACTTCCCTTATGAAGGTTATGACAATGCGAGCTCGACAATGTATCAAAACCCATTTTGA